In Syngnathus scovelli strain Florida chromosome 16, RoL_Ssco_1.2, whole genome shotgun sequence, the genomic stretch ATGTCAACGCTGTCGTCTCCATTCAAAGCACTCAGCCTACCTGCTAGGAAAGGGTTGAGGTTGGCTTGGGGGTTGGCAGGAATCAGCGCATCCAGGTCCACCAGAGAGGCGGCAGCGGGGCCCAGGAACGAATCGGGGGTGTGCGACATACGAGGCTGGGGCTCCGCCAGGCTCTTAACGAGCTTGGACATGTCAAACATGTCGGGGCTGCCCGCCCTCCGCCCATTGGCCATACCTCCGTCCATGGCCACGTCAAACAAGTCGTCGTCTAAAAGAAGCGCTTGGATTGGGCACAAGTATCGGGACAACATGTCCGACTGTCATCATTACCTGAGGGGCTCACAGCTCGGAGAGACTTTTTGGCTGTCGTAAAGGGATCGGCTGCCAATGATCCTGAAACATTGAAACATCCATCATTTTCGAGAGCGCACATCTCCAAACGAGACTGACGTCAATGGGTGAATGccacatgtaaaaaaaacaacgcaaTGATCCTCACTCGGCTGTGAGCCATGTACACCCACCTGAGGCCCACGGGTTGGCGGcgaccgggggatcccaagggttGCCGGACGGCGGGCTGGGCTCCCAGGGCGGAGGAGGGCTGGCGGAGGCGGGCATTATCCTCCAGGCCGCGTCGGCTACTCTCGGCGAGCCGCCGCTTTCATCTTTAAAAGTGCCAGTCATGTCACTTTTTATAACATATTCCATAAGCGGCACACTAAAGCGACATCTACGCCGTTGCCTGCTTAGAACTCTACATTATTTCTCTGCTTGTGAATGGATGTGTCGTCTTGAGCTTGTCGGAGGCAAGCCTTGAGCATATGACGCTCCAACACTCACCCGAGGGCTCCGTGACACCCGCGCTTCTAGGCCACACTTTTTCCTTTGGAGGAGGCTCTTTGGGTGCGGCAAAAACATCGACCAGGTCCATGAAGGCAGTCTGacgaaatgaacaaaaaaattccCAAGTATATTTTTGCATATTGTAGTTGACACATATTAGAGCAAACCAGACTGCCATCAACTAAATTGATGTGCTGATCTGACCCCCCCCCAAATGCTCTCGCATACCCCAAAGTTTCATACCCCGCCTTTAGACGCCATCTCGCGTTTGCTCTCCTCCAAAGCTTTCTTGAGCATCGAGTCGTCTCCTTGGCGACCAAGTTGCTCCTGTCGACACGCGCAATCGGATCGTCACCACTTATTGATGAATTTTTGACTGAGATATGTACATTTTATTGTTCAATGTGCCGCCCCTAAAGAACACCATTTCTATCAAAGGCGATTTGTCGTCTGGCCAAGACACCTGTTGGTGCGCTTCCTTGCTCATGCTCATCGCTAACTTGAGTTGAGAGTCCTCATCTATCTCCAGCGTTGTAGGTGGCCGCTTGAAAGACTGCCGGAGGGTCAAGAAGAACAAAGGCGTCTGTTAACAACCGTGTGCCACCTCAAATTCCTCAACTCACACCATCGAGAAGAGCAGATTGAGAGCTTTGTTCAATAAAAACCTGGGGAGAAAGTTAGCCAATAGTAGCAAAGTAGGCTAGATGGACAATTGTATTGGGACATTTACAAATGGAGGCTAAATTGGGGTTGTTGTGGCAGCTAGATTAGCTTTTCCTCTTTCGACAGCTTCATGGAATGGTCTCAAGAAGCAAGAATTTGGTCAGGGTCAGCTAAGGCCTCCTTGATGAGCATGCCTCAATACGCTTGTCCATGTAGCTACTAAGAGGAGGATTTCCTTCTTATCCCTGGCCCCATAGAAGCGCTCTACCTTCTTGGCCTCTTTGCTCAGGCTCACCGCGATCTGCATTGCCGTCTTTTCGTCGAGAACCACCGTTGTTGTGGTGGGCTGGGGTCAAGGGGAGCAACGGTTAGTGACAGGAACACCAAGCTGAGGACATTTGTtcgttcattcgttcgttcAAACGACCGTCCAACCGACTGACCGTTCCCTTCCTAAGGTGGGGGGGCGGGCCGCGGCTCGATAACCCGGAAACATTTGGCCGGCAGGCGCCGTTACATAGTTTCGGGACTTTCTTCTGTGCACGGGACTCGCTCCGCCGGCACGCTTGATATTTGTCCATGTCTTTGGAAGATGACTCGCTGAGAATACTTGTTGAGATTTGCAACAAGACTGCCAACAAACcctattgttgttgtttgaccATGGTCACCAAAATTGTGATCATGATACAAACTCAGTGGAGTTTGTATTGGGCGACCCTAGCAAACATGGCATGAAAAAAAGTGGCGGCACCCAAGTGGAcaacaaaatgcaaaatgtcaaGTGACAGGAAGCCACATTGTGGCAAAAGGTACGTACAGTGCCTGCCCGCCTGAATCCACTTCACACTTTGCCGCAATGCACTTTGTCTTGTGTTAAGGGGCTGGCTTACCTTTTCACTCTCCTCGCGGCTCATGGCCAGGGCCAGCTGCAGCTGCAGCTCCTCCTCGCCTGTGGTGGTCGGCCGAGCTTGCTCCAAGTCGGGCGCCAGCCGAGGTAAGGAAAAGGAGGCTGGAGGAAGGAGAGCGGTGCAGAGAAGAGGGGACTGAGTGTTTGGGCAAGCACCAAAAACATTGAGAGACAGAAACAAAACTCTTTGCTTGCGTTCTCGGGTCAGAAAGGCGCCGGTGCTGGCTCCGAATATTAATTGATCGGCCGGCGCTCCTTGCTTGGGATCTTTGTTACCATTGCTTGCTTGGTCAGCGGGCCCGCAATGAGAACAATGCTGTGCCTGTGCAAGGAGTTTGGTTTCTGGGGAGGGCAAGGAAGATGGATGGGCGACTGCGGCAATAGCACAAATCCTCAGGGCGGGTTTGCAAAGAGCAGGGCAGCAGACGGGCTCGAGCAGatgatttattcattattatggGTTGGACCATGAGTAACCAAATAAGTGAAAGAACGGGCATTTGCTTTGCCGGGACACGCGAGCGGGGGCTTCCCAGCTTGAGCGGCCGCGTGTTTCTGCTGCCACGCCTTCCTGGTGCTAGGCCCAAAGTAAAAGCACCACTGTTGCTCTAGGTTTCGTTTTCACTGAACACAGTAAATCATTCTATACGCCCCCCaccgaaaaaaaatcactccaaAATTGGTAATAACAACATATGACAGCAACCTGCTAACACCATCCGCTATAAATAGTAATGCCACACTGTTTTGTCAAGACAACAGTGCCACTGTGTAATTTTGAAGATTTGCAACAGGAAACGTTGCTTTCAAAATAAGCGGCAGTATGTACGACGCTCGTACCGGTTTGCCTGGTTTTggatgcgtgtgtgcatgcgagGGGTGGGCGGGATCCTCGTGACTTTGACAGATCAGCTGACGTGACTGTACATGGGAGTATGACAAGAAGTCTCAAGTGTGCCAGTCGGGGAAGGGCAAAATGGGAACGTGGCTGAAAACGCAACGAGAAACTTTTGAAGGCGCGACCAGTCATACACCACGCGCAACTTTCTATGAGCGGCCTCCTCAAATCCGTGGGCCTGCTTTTTGTCACACGTCAGAGCGATGTTTGTCGGCTCGAAAAAGACAGACGAGGTGCGCTTCCTCCGGCTACTCACATTGGAGAGACGAGGGCGAACTTCTGGACTCGGACGTCTCGTAGTGCGCGGCGTGGGTGGCCGGGTACGGAGGAGGCAGCTCCCCATATTCGCCGTAGAGCTTCACCATGCGCGACCTGGTCTTGGAAGCCTGGGCCCGATCCTTCTTAAGCTTCTCTGGGTCCTTCAGTAGAGCCACCAGTTTCTTGGCCTTCTCGCGTATGTGGATGCCCTGGTCCTCTCCGTCGCGGTCTACGTACTGGAAGTCCTTGAGCGTCTGGATGGAATAGATGTTGTCCCGGCACTCCTGGCCCACACGCACTGAGCCTGCCTTGATTAGGTAGTCCAGCAGGGTGAGCGCCTTATAAACGTGGCGCCAGTTCTTGCCGTGGTCATTGAGCCGCCTCCAGATTATGCCCATGACCTCGGTGAAGGCCACCATGTTGTAGGTGAGGTCGGCGATCTCGGCCATCAGCGTGCTGGAGGCGCCCCACGGGTCGTTGGAGGTAGCCTCGCGCACCTTGATCTCCGCCTCCGTGTAGTTGTTGACCACGTTTTTCACCTGCCGGCGCAGCGAGGAGGTCTGCATGCTGGCGTTCGGCGCTCCAGTtgataataatgaaaaaaaaaaaaaaaaaaagacaggggCAAAGCTCTCTAGGCAAcagtgcagaaaaaaaagatccaAACAGCAACTTCAATTCTATGTGCAGGTTTGTTCCTGTTGGGGAACAACACAACCAGACATTTAATTGGGAACACTTGGGCAAAAAGCATTAGGCCAGACGTAGGACATGGGGAGgtcaaaaaatgaaacaaaatcaattttataCACAGGAGCATACTATGTGCTTATTTGGGGATTGTACATCTTGTTAAATGGACGTAGCAACTATTAaaggtttaagatcaggggatgtttgagaataattgtcaattttagcacatgttgtcctgaatgttgttagctacctaaatgttgtacagagaacGAGATGTACCggggtcaaattccttgtttggcatgctcaaacttggcaaataaaaatgtattttatttaattaaattgtccaaaatgacaacaaacgttgacagaacaaaggggaCTGGCCCTGCACAAGTAAAAAAAGGTGTGAAAAGCGGAGGCAAAATTACAGCGTGCCAAACAAAACCCGCCACTTAGGCTCCTCTTTCTACGTGACAATGCAAAGTGATGACGGCGCAAAAAACAACGCATAGTTTCCGTGGACATTTTCCATCCACGTCAAGTAAAAGTGAATCCGCCCGGAATTACGGCGGccgttttgaaatgttgcataCTAAAAATACCTGCCGTAAATTAGTCACCTTGAAATAATGACGCATAAATGACGTGATGACGAACACTTCCTGTTACTTT encodes the following:
- the epn3a gene encoding epsin-3 isoform X1 — its product is MQTSSLRRQVKNVVNNYTEAEIKVREATSNDPWGASSTLMAEIADLTYNMVAFTEVMGIIWRRLNDHGKNWRHVYKALTLLDYLIKAGSVRVGQECRDNIYSIQTLKDFQYVDRDGEDQGIHIREKAKKLVALLKDPEKLKKDRAQASKTRSRMVKLYGEYGELPPPYPATHAAHYETSESRSSPSSLQSSFSLPRLAPDLEQARPTTTGEEELQLQLALAMSREESEKPTTTTVVLDEKTAMQIAVSLSKEAKKSFKRPPTTLEIDEDSQLKLAMSMSKEAHQQEQLGRQGDDSMLKKALEESKREMASKGGTAFMDLVDVFAAPKEPPPKEKVWPRSAGVTEPSDESGGSPRVADAAWRIMPASASPPPPWEPSPPSGNPWDPPVAANPWASGSLAADPFTTAKKSLRAVSPSDDDLFDVAMDGGMANGRRAGSPDMFDMSKLVKSLAEPQPRMSHTPDSFLGPAAASLVDLDALIPANPQANLNPFLAGGGPSTIVNPFDAEPVRHTLGQMGSAMTRPSLPYSASLPLAGSQQPASLPSSFSHPDQSGLELPQPLLPFSTGAALASQPALNNQNPFL
- the epn3a gene encoding epsin-3 isoform X2, with protein sequence MQTSSLRRQVKNVVNNYTEAEIKVREATSNDPWGASSTLMAEIADLTYNMVAFTEVMGIIWRRLNDHGKNWRHVYKALTLLDYLIKAGSVRVGQECRDNIYSIQTLKDFQYVDRDGEDQGIHIREKAKKLVALLKDPEKLKKDRAQASKTRSRMVKLYGEYGELPPPYPATHAAHYETSESRSSPSSLQSSFSLPRLAPDLEQARPTTTGEEELQLQLALAMSREESEKSFKRPPTTLEIDEDSQLKLAMSMSKEAHQQEQLGRQGDDSMLKKALEESKREMASKGGTAFMDLVDVFAAPKEPPPKEKVWPRSAGVTEPSDESGGSPRVADAAWRIMPASASPPPPWEPSPPSGNPWDPPVAANPWASGSLAADPFTTAKKSLRAVSPSDDDLFDVAMDGGMANGRRAGSPDMFDMSKLVKSLAEPQPRMSHTPDSFLGPAAASLVDLDALIPANPQANLNPFLAGGGPSTIVNPFDAEPVRHTLGQMGSAMTRPSLPYSASLPLAGSQQPASLPSSFSHPDQSGLELPQPLLPFSTGAALASQPALNNQNPFL